A section of the Diabrotica virgifera virgifera chromosome 8, PGI_DIABVI_V3a genome encodes:
- the LOC126889669 gene encoding uncharacterized protein LOC126889669 codes for MSGANTIRKIAINCGAKHPEILTSTRFRKQIATTLQLLALDDDEMEQIATFMGHTKKTHTEFNRLPQDIYQTAKVAKILLLMEKGKGNRYRGKKLSEINIDDNEYYSSEYEGDEEPIMQKMLKRVTRGKNLKTN; via the exons ATGTCTGGCGCAAACACAATTAGAAAGATAGCTATTAATTGTGGAGCCAAACATCCAGAAATATTGACATCAACTAGATTTAGGAAACAAATTGCCacgactctgcaattattagccCTCGATGATGACGAAATGGAACAAATCGCCACTTTTATGGGACATACAAAGAAGACACATACCGAGTTTAACAG ACTACCGCAAGATATCTACCAGACTGCTAAAGTAGCCAAGATTCTTTTACTTATGGAAAAAGGCAAGGGAAATCGGTACCGAggaaaaaaattaagtgaaatcAATATAGATGATAACGAATACTATAGCTCTGAATACGAAGGCGATGAAGAACCGATTATGCAGAAGATGCTAAAGCGGGTTACAAGGGGAAAAAACCTGAAGACGAATTAG